The Dehalococcoidia bacterium sequence GGCGGGATTTCCGCGCCGATCTGCGCCCGATCACCTCGCTGGCCGTGGGGCTGGTGGTCTTCACTACCTGCGGGGTTGCGGCCGTGGCGCACGTCGTCATCGGCCTCTCGTGGGTGGTTGCCTTCGTGCTCGGCGCCGTCGTCTCCTCCACCGACGCCGTAGCTGCTATCGCCGTCACGGCGCGGCTCGGTGTGCCCCGGCGGATCGTGACGGTGCTCGCCGGCGAAGGGCTGGTGAACGATGCGACCGCGCTCGTCATCTACGGCGCCGCGGTCACGGCCGTCGTCAGCGGCCGCTTTTCGCTCGCCGAGGCCGGCCTGCGCTTCGTCTTCGTCAGCATCGGCGGCGTGGCGACCGGGCTGATCGCCGGCTGGGCGCTGATCCAGCTGCGGCGGCGCATCGCAGACGCGCGCGTCGAAGAGACGGTCGCGTTGCTCACGCCCTTCGTCGCCTATCTGCCCGCCGAGGCGCTCGGCGTCTCGGGCGTGCTGGCGGCCGTGGCGGCGGGGCTGTATGTTGGCAGGCAGTCGCCGGCAGTGATCTCCTCAATCATCCGCCTGCGCGCCGACGCGGTCTGGGAGCTGGGCACGTTCCTGCTCAACGGCCTGGTCTTCATCCTGATCGGCGTGGAGTTCCAGGGGATCTGGCGTGGCGTGAGTGAGCGCTCGACCGCGGTCTTGCTGGGCGACGTCGCGATCGTCAGCCTGGCCGTGATCGTGATCCGCCTCGCCTGGGTCTTCCCCGCCAACGGCCTGGTGCGCATCGTCAACCGTCGCTGGGGCCGCGGCGATCCGGCGCTGCCGGCGGCGGCGCTCGGCGTGATCGGCTGGGCCGGCATGCGCGGCGTGATCTCGCTTGCCACGGCGTTGGCGCTGCCGGAGCAGACCGACCACGGCGCCTTCCCGAACCGCCAGCTCGTGATCGTGCTCACAGTCGGCGTGATCGCCGTGACCTTGATCGGCCAGGGACTCACGCTCGCGCCGCTGATCCGCTGGTTCGGCCTCGCTGCCGACGACACGGCGGCGCGCGAGGAGCAACTGGCGCGACTGGCCGCGGCGCAAGCCGCGATCGACCGGCTCGATGCGCAGCCGGCGCGCGACGGCGTCTCCGCGCACGCGCTGCGTGACCTGCGCCGGCACTACACCGCCCAGATCGAGCGCCTCGACCGTGCCGCCGGCAACGCGGCCGAGCAGGCGATGAGCGTGCCCAACCTGCGCCTGGAGCTGCTCGACGTTCAGCGGCGCACGCTGATCGACCTGCGCAATCGCAATCAGATCAGCGACAGCGCGCTGCGCCGCATTCAGCGCGAGCTGGACCTGGAG is a genomic window containing:
- a CDS encoding Na+/H+ antiporter, producing the protein MHAVVFVLVALAVVAALMPLANRLAVPYPILLVLGGLALGLIFALVPALPTIRLEPDLVFLLFLPPLLYWEALTTSWRDFRADLRPITSLAVGLVVFTTCGVAAVAHVVIGLSWVVAFVLGAVVSSTDAVAAIAVTARLGVPRRIVTVLAGEGLVNDATALVIYGAAVTAVVSGRFSLAEAGLRFVFVSIGGVATGLIAGWALIQLRRRIADARVEETVALLTPFVAYLPAEALGVSGVLAAVAAGLYVGRQSPAVISSIIRLRADAVWELGTFLLNGLVFILIGVEFQGIWRGVSERSTAVLLGDVAIVSLAVIVIRLAWVFPANGLVRIVNRRWGRGDPALPAAALGVIGWAGMRGVISLATALALPEQTDHGAFPNRQLVIVLTVGVIAVTLIGQGLTLAPLIRWFGLAADDTAAREEQLARLAAAQAAIDRLDAQPARDGVSAHALRDLRRHYTAQIERLDRAAGNAAEQAMSVPNLRLELLDVQRRTLIDLRNRNQISDSALRRIQRELDLEQVRLDAGRG